The Diceros bicornis minor isolate mBicDic1 chromosome 26, mDicBic1.mat.cur, whole genome shotgun sequence sequence CCGGGGCCTCTGGTCTCTTCTCTCCGGCGTTTCctggctggggaggcagggaggtgagAGACGATGCAGTGGTGTGTCAGAGCCGGCTAGTTCTGACTGCCGAGAGCCGAGAGTGCAGCCTCCGGAGAGAGGCTTCAGGACTCTGAAGGTGTCCCGACTCTGCATTCAGTGACGGCACAGCTTGAAATTGCCCATGGTGGGTGCGTTTACACCAGGgcaattggcaaatgctacaaaccaGATGTCCCCCTCCCTGCCACCGCACCCCCCaaactcccccccaccccaccagctgGTTTACTAGCTGGAGACAAGGGCAGAGAGAAGCTGGTGCTCCGGCATTTGCCTTGAGAAGTCAAGCAGAAGCAATAGGGAGAAAATTGGAGGTCTCAGAGGCAGGAGGTGCTGGAACCATTGTGAAGACTGGTTGGAAAATCTTGGTAATCTTCGAGACAGCTTTTTCAAATAGTTGGAGTTTTATTGTAACAGAGACTGTTAATTGCCTTCTCAGTATCCACTATCTCCTTCTTCCTTAGCATGAAAGGCCTGGGTTTTCAGAGAGACAATGTATTCAGCTAAAAGACTACATTTTGTGGCCTCCCTTTCAGCTAGAGGTGGTCAATGAGATGTAAATATAAGTTACCAGGTAGAATTTCTGGGAAATCTCATCAAGTGGGATTGACTTAGTTAGGAGGAGTGTTTTCctgacttctttcttttcctcttcttttcaacTGGAATATAGATGTGGTAGCTGGAGCACCAGCATCCACCTTGGACCATGAGGATGGAAGCCATGGACTAAGGATGATGTGACAGAAAGACAGAAGGAGCCTGAGTCCCTGATAAGATAACAGAACTGCTGTACCAGCCCTGGATCATCCAACTCCAGACTTCCTTATTTTGAGAGAATAAATCCCTAATTTGTCTGAGCCACTGTTGTCAGTAAGAAGCAGTTAGGAACATAGTTCCTAAATGGCACATTCATATTTCTGTTTCACCCTagaaaaatggaataacatttgTTCTAAGTTTGTTTTGGGGGCTGAGGTATATATGCttgccttttttttcccaaacGATAAAAGCAACATGTTCTCCTTACTTATCAGGAAGCCAAGTTTATCAAGATCCCAGTTCACTGTCAAAGTGTGAGGAGCCCAACTGGGGCACCTATTTATCCTCCTGAACTGGTTCTTCAGGTCTCCGGTCCCGGGCTCTGGGAGGTGGGATGAGGGGACAAGGAGATTACATCTGTCTCTCTTGGAAGGAGTCCATGTTGACTAGTGGCCCCTTCCTAGAAGAAGAGTGGACCTGCATTTCTGCCCTTAGTACAGGCAGGCAGGTGGAGACCCACCCTGAATCTGTGGGAAGACAGAGTAGGCCTTGCGCTGGGGTGTGGTGTAGATGGACCCAGGGTCCAATCCAGTGACCAGAATTTAGCCCAGTGACCTTAATCCTTGATTCTAGTTGCCCCAACCCAGAAAAAGCATGCCCAGGGGCATTTCAGACTGGCATGTAACACTCTTCTCCAAAAGATGAATTCCTACTCACTCTTTAAGACTTGGCTCCactgtcacttcctccaggagaGTCCCCGCTCTCTTCCCTGTGCCCCTCATCACATAGTTTCACTTTATTACATTATatagtaattatttgtttatgtgACTCTCATgctcattccttttcatttcatCTTTTCATGTTCACTTTTCATATTCATCTAGCAGGTTCTTCACCAAATTTGAGGAATGGATCATATTAAGTCCTTCTTGTTCCTGGGAGATGTGATGTCATTGCATCTGTGGTGTCTGATAAACAAGCTGAACTTTAGTCAAGAGGTTGTGAGATTTGTTACAAGTAGAGAGGAGCAGGAAGGCGCTCCCTGTCCTTCTTCATGAAGTCCCTGCAATTATGTTACGTTTCCCTCCTTTATGCCACCTTCAACTCCCGCATTTGCTTCAGTTACCGCACTGGACTCACTCTCCTATACATCTCTTGTGTGACCTGCTCCAGGACAGTGTCCACACTGCCGCGATCAAAGCCATGGCCTTGAGAGTTGTGACTGGTTTGACTCCCGGCTCCACCACTTGTGTGAAATTGAGaaattttcttcactcttttcagcctcagtttcctcatctcaaaaatggggatgatatcaATATCAGCTATCACTTTGGAATATGATTCTTAACACTTCACGTGAACTAAGTTGTCTAATACTCATAAAACCAGTATAATGTTGGTACTATTATTAGCACCCCTATTTTATAGGTGGGAAACCTGAGGCACAGAAAGcataaaataacttgcccaagatcccagAGTAAGAGAGTAGTGAGCTGGAGTTAGAACACAGGCAGCCCGTGTTCTGAACCAGCACACTCATTTATTACACCTGAAAGAGTACTTGCTTCATAGGGTTGATAacttatggaaagcacaacagctggcacacagaaagcattcaataaatgccaGCTGCCATTACCTCCCTAACCTCCTTTTGCAAACattaagtaaatatttgctgaatagtTTTGAGTATTACTAAGTGTATATGAGGATATACgaaagagacagacacacacatacaagaaGACACACAGAAGCGTGCATCCACAGAGATACAGGCATGCATGCACCAGAAGGATTGAATATGAAGTGTGGAGAATCACTAAGCATCATACCAGTAGGGATGGGGGAGGTCCtcaaagccagggcagggagctagGGGAATAGAAAGCATCTGGCTGTCTCAGTACTAATTTTAGGAGCATTCCAGGCCAGGGAATCCCAATGAATGGGGGGAATGGCAGTCAGGGCTGCTGTGCATGATTGTGCCTTCTGTGCCCTACACAAAGATGTCAGCTTGGGTGGAGGAGAGTGGGAGCTGATATCCAATCTGCATTCCATCCTCTATACTGTGTGCCCACAAGGCTGTGTCCATCCCAAAGGGGCACTCTTTTCTCACTTATCTGCCAAGAGGGCGTACCTTTTTCTAACTCCCACAAAGGTGCTGTATAGGCTAATAATGGCAATAAAGATCCTAGGAGACCTAACAGATCCAAGGCAGGAGGTAGTGCTTAGAGACAGTGTCCATTCTTGGGGTTAAGCAATGGTCAAAAAGGCTAGTGTTCAGGGTAGAATGccagtagttcattcattttctcaaataattattaagcacctactgtatgctggGCCTTGTGCTGAAGAAGATGGACATGACCTTCACTTTCATGAAGCTGACCCATGGAGGAGACAGACACCAAGCAAGGAAACTAATATATAATGTCAGGTAGTGGTAAGTGctataacagaaggaaaacagaaTTACAAGGTTGAGAATGACAGGGGAGATAGAGGGCAACTTCAGGTAGATATTTGAGCTGAGAAGTGGATGATGAGAAGGAGGCAGTCATGACAGCTCCAGGATCAGCCCTTTAAGAGGAATTAGTGGTGTTGGAGTTCAGGGTAAGATCAGAGTCATAGGTATGGAAAATGGTTGGAACCAAAGGCAACCCAGGAGAAGACTGGACGGGGGGCTAGGCCAGCATGAACAGAACATTGGGACAATTTTGGCATGAGGGCAATAAGGACCCCCGTGGATTTACTGTCCAAACAACTGGGACACTGTTAAGAGTGAAAGGGGCAATGTTAATAATCACTCCAGGACAACAGGTACAGACTGAATCTGTCCTGGGACAAGCAGGGTGAATGGTCACCCTCCCCTGGGAGTAAGAGGTATTGGGTTtactgggccagagactctgaaGCGCAGCAGTTTAGACTCAGCCACTTGATCCTGGGTCATGAGAGTGACTTAAGTACAAGGCACACGGGAAGAGGTAGGATGGAGGAAAGTGctgcagctgatctaaaggatcCCGTCCATGATGGGAGTGGAGGAGCTGGGTGGATTCCACAGCCAGGAACCAAATAAGTGAGAATAAAGGGAAGACAAATTGAACCCCTACTATGTGTCGGGCACGTACTCTCTTACTTAATCTTCCCGACAAACCCCTTATCATGGGTACAATTTGTCCCAATTAACTGATGATAAAACTCGCTTAAAGAAGTTAGACAATTGGACAAAGGTCGTACAGCTAGGAAACAGCAGAGGTAGGATTCAAACTGAGACCCATTGCACTCCCAAAGTTGTGCTTTCCTCAACGATACAGTGTCTATAGACAGAGGCAGGGAAAGCCAAGCAGGGCTGACCCAGGCCTAGCACCTTCCGTGCATACTCACAGATCGACACTCCCAGAGCCACAGGGAGACCCAGACACATCCGGAAGCTTTGATACATGGATAAGTTTCCGTGACCCAGACCGCTAAGCATCCCCCAATATCTGCTCTTTCCTTCTTCTATAGAATACTCCCTTTTTAGCTGAGTACTGTGCCACTCAAGTGAAAGATTACCTTTCCCAGCTTCCCTCACATCTAAGTGTGACCAAGTGGCTGAGTTCTACCCAAGGGGATGTGAACAAAAGTAGTAGCACTACCCTTGCACAACCCTATGGGGCACGATTCACAATCAGAGGAAGCTGAGTGGAAAGGATACTGCAACCTCAAATGGAAGAGGCTTGTTCTTCCTGTGCCCCCTTTCCCTCTTGACAGACTGAATGTTTCAGTGGACAACGGCCAGACCAATATGGCAATGGAACTCTGACCAACAACCTCTGCAGCAACTGGCCCAGAACGGCCAGGAGTTGGTCAACGACTGCCAGCTTTCCTATTTCTATGTCCCTGCTTCCAACTCAGGACAaaccagagaaagtcaaataggCCCGCACACCAATTACACAGGATGCTCTATCTCTAGTTAGCCCACCTCCAGCTTCCCCACGCCAACAGCCCCAGTCGGGGCACACCGGAAGCCTTCCCCTAGATAGACTGCTTGCTATAGCAAGCTCCGAGTCAATggctctgtgtgttctcttttgaGTGGTCTTCACTGATTTCTACACACCCTTCCTGCTGGGTGGAACGCAGATATGGGGTGAGCCACTGTGAACTGTGAGCCGAGGATGGAAGGAGCCTGATTCTCTGGTTCATGGACGTGCCATACACCCCGGACTGTTGGTGAGAGAGaaacacactacacacacacacgcccagaGAAGCCTTTTTGGTCTCAGACTGAACAGTCAAACTCCATCTATTTAAACTGTACTAACATGGACCCTGTGCAGGTTTGCCCTGGGGCGGCTTGGGCAAAAGGGTACATGGCACAGGATTAGAACTCAGAGTGCTGAGCAGATTACTGTACACCAGGTTTCACTCATGTAAACTAGGATTTTAAAGGCACTTTAGCATCTTTCACTTGCATACAATGGTTGACGTGCTAATTACAACAGACTCTGACTTATTTGTTAATACTTGGAGGCTACTTTGTCTGAGAATGCTTGTAATGCAAAGGAATAAAGTTGCATTTGTGCACACGAAATGCAGAATTTTCATCAATTCTGACTGGACTCTCCCCAATCGGGATAAACAAGCAAGTTCCACCAACACTTTCTTAGGTGTTTCCTTTATGTCCCAATGTAATTCTGTCTCTCTTTGGATACAGTCTTGGCCAGCACATGGCCTAGGATCACAGGACACCAAATACTTTTGGATAGGGAATGTATAAGGGTAACTTATTAATGTCTACATACAACTCATCCTTCTTCTGGTCACCAGAGGTTTAGGGCCCCAGCTTCTGGGCAGTAACAGCTCCCACTGGCCTCTGTATCATCTTTCCATGCCCACAGGGGAAGCACAGAGTGGGCAGACCCCCAGAACTGACTTCTTGGTACCATGGTCTCAGTCATTTGACCTCCTGTGAGATGCTTAGGGCAGGAAGATGGGCCAAGAAACAGAACTAATGTCTTAGGCTTTTGTGTCCTCTTTTCTTGTAAGTCAGATTCTCATTTTTAGGAAGCTGCCACCATGCCTGACAGAGCAGACAAAGGCAAAGTGGCCTCAGCAATCCTTCCCGGCCACCTGTGGGTACCATGGAGCCATCTGGGAAGTGTGTCCCAGAAGTGCAGTTCCTTGGGGCATTCCTGTACAAGCCCCCAGGCCTCCAACTTCCATCCACTCactcacccattcatccattaaacATGTGCCGTGTGCCTACTATATGTTAGCAAGATACAATCTTGACCCTCGAGGAGCCATGGTCTACGGTGGAGACAGacatttacacaaataatgaaaatCTAGTGTGATAAAAGCTACGTACAAATCACCAAGAAAATGCAGAAGAGCGAGCAGATGACTCAGCTCGGTTGGGGATGGCCTCACAAATATCAAGTGACACTTGAGTGAAGTCGTATGAGAGCTTCCATTAGCTGGAGACGTggggggcagggatgggggaaagcattccaggcaaaggcaTGGAGACTGGAAAGAGTCAAGAAAAGGCATGCAGCTCTGTGACGTTGGAGCAGAGGATGAGTGAGAAGCAGGAGATGATCCAGAAACTGTGATTGAGGTTGTCTTGGGCACTGTGCTGGAGGATTTAGACTTTATTCTGGGGTCACGGTCCACACTCAAAGCAGAGTCGTGAACTCACATGCCCACAGGGGCCAGGCAGATGATGTAAATCAGTGAGGTGGGGCTAGGTGGGGATTGGAAAACCGGGGAGTACAGGCCTCATCCAGAGATGGCAGCCAATTGCTGCCATGCTGGGTGCAGGCTCAGTGTAGCCATGTCtccactaaaaaaaatagaatctgGAGACCCATACTTTTATATGAACACACCCAAATTTTAAATGttggaaattatttcaaaacatcaTGCTGGCTAAGCAAAAACATACCTGATGTTCTATCAATCAGCCCCTGGGCCTCTAGTTTGGCATTTCGGATGTAAAGCTTAAGCAGAGAGCGGGCCCAATCAGAATTATGTTTCAGAAACAGGACGTTCCCACATAACATCTGTCCCAGCCTCTGCCAGCAAGAACCTCTTTACCCCACCTCCCCCTCGTGCTTCTTGCCCATGCCCTCCCAGACCATCCCCAGCACCAGTCGCATCTTCTATGGGAGGAGCTGAGTGAATGAGCTGTGCTCCAGGCCTGGCTGACAGAAGAGCCCAGCGTTAAGGACACGAGAGAGCCATATTTATTTCACATGGACAAGCATGATTCTGTTGCATGCTGAACATGAAAGCTAGCGTGAGGAGAATACCCGTAAGAGCAGAATTATGTGCTTTTGTCCACAGGGAGCAGGGAGAGTCACAAAGTGGTTTGCAAAGACAGTTACCCTTCAAGCACTGTTGAGACCACCGGCTTTGAAACCTCTGGTTTATTTCATCATCAAAGGGTCTGTCTCCTGGGAGTGGCCAGGGGATGCTTCTGGCTCTGCAATCTCTCGATGAGCTGCTAAGGTCAGGAGGATGAGGATGCGCTCCCATCCCACCAACCAGGGCGGCTCCAGAGAGTCAAGCTTAGAGGGGAGGTACATGCCACTCGGAATTAACAAGCCCACTCTGGGGTGGACAGGGATGGGGACAGACTGCTGTGTTCATAGCAACAGCACCATCACCACTTATAATATCTATCATAATTGCAAGATCCCCTCTTCTTAAAGCAATTTCCCAAGGCCTCTTATGGGCTGAAGGGAAACGCTTCAGAATTGACTGGACATGCCAGAAGCAGATCAACTTTGCCTGGACACACTGGGGAGAGCTAATGGCAGGGACCCCCGGTCTCTTGGCCTTAGCTGGGCTTCCTGGTTCCAGGATGATGGAACCCAAAATGGGGAAATGAGGCTGGAGCCTGGATTTACTGGGGGAAGAGGATCATAGGCTCTGAGGGCAAACCTCATGGAAGAGACCAGAAGAGCCTTTGCATCTCGGTGGCTTATTCCCACCTGAAGTCCTGCCCAACAGtttcataaaatttaatattataagGTCTATAAAATTCCCGGAGCTGGTCTATCACTTCAGGATCGATCTGTACATGAGTTCTGCCTTTTGATTTGCCCAGGCATCGAGGCAGGAGGCTCGATTCTGTTTTTTTCAAGCAAGGGAATCCTTTGGTCTTGTTGAAGTAGAAGTGCTTGTCCGTGATGAACCTCTTAATGCCCAGGAAGTCCTGGACGCGCCCCATTTCGCCGGCCGGGTCGGTGATGAGCCGCTCGCCGCTGACGAAGTGGATCTGAGCCAGGGGGAAGTACCGCAGCCAGCTCTCCAGGTGCAGCACGTACATGCCGATGCGGATCGCGTTCCAAGACACGTCCACCACGCCCAGCGTGCGGTTGCGGAAGGACAGGCCCTCGAAGGTGGGGATGTCTGGCTTCTTGGAGAGCGTCTGCGTGTAATCGGAGATGGCGCGGGTCACCGGGTTCCGCACGACCACGATCAGCTTGGTATCTCGGGACATGTTGAAGATGCGTCGAGGGGCCTCTTGAGTGACGAAGTAGCTGGGCGTCTTCTCCAGTGTGATCTGGCTCTCGAGGGTCCGGGGCATCAGGCTCCTGTGGGGCAGAAACAGCACATCGTCAGACAGGGTGCCCAGGGAGATCACTGCCCTACACCCAGCTCCCTAGTTGAGTCTCTTCTCTCTGCTGTGACATTTGAGGCCCACCTGCTCTCACCTGGTGAGGAACCCACCCTACCATCGGTGAGGAGCCCACCTTACCACGAAGTCTTTAAGCAAGTTTGATGTCTATCATACAGTATTGTTGTCTATAATCACTACACTTTGCATTAGCTCTCCAGTGAGAAACTCACTTTAACTctggttgatttttttaaaaaaaccttgaaCAAGTTTGctttaagacaagaaataacctaaatgttcatcagtatgggttaaataaattatagaataGCCAATTAATAGAGTTGGGTAGATCTGTAAGTACTAATACAGAATGATTCCCAAGATATAGTATTAAATGGAAAAGGGCAAGACACAGCATGTTCCTCTCAggaaggatacacaagaaacCGATAAAAGTGGTTGCTTCTGGGGAGGGGATTGAGATGGGAGCAGAGCGAGGAGGTTggggataaataaaaattaatttttattgtataacCTTTTACGCTGCTTGAAATTTTTAATGCGTTTATTACATATGCAAAAAacacaaaggaagccatcaaataTTGTTCTGGCAAAAGATACTTCTCCAAATATATTAAGAAAGTCTTGGGGCGGGGGGTCGGGGTGGAGGAAGGCTCGTTTTGTAGGAACAGCAAGTGTTTTAGAAATGGGTTCCAGTATCTTTTCCTCCTGAAACACATTTGAAATACATCCTTGGTGTAAGCCTGAAGAAGCAAAGATCTCCAGGCCAGTTGGGGCCTCAGTCGAAGCCAGGTATCGCAAACACTTGCTCctgtaatttttcatttcctgGCTCTGCTTGAGACTTAAGGAATGATGGTGGGAAACTCTCAAGTCTCCTTCCCAGGAGTGTCTCTTTCAGGCCTCGATGGAGGGGGATGCTCTTGGCTTCCAGTGGCTACTTCTTTCTGAAGGTCATGTTTTACCTTAAACTAGTTTTCCTTAATCCTGGCTGCACGTTAGACCACCGAggaatcaaaaaaacaaaaaaacagatgacTCATCCTAGACCAACTGATTAAAAATATTTGGGAGTAGGTATTTTTAGAAAGCTCCTCAGACGATTCCAACGTGAAGGCAGAGGTGAGAACCACTGCTAGATCATTCTTTCCCCAGTCCTAACACTATGATTTACCAACCCCCAAAACACTGATCTTCACATTCCTCTGGAATACAGACTCCTGGTTCCTAGTCTTCTTCTTCCCACCTCCCCTCATCATCTCCATCCAATAACCTGGCCTCATAGTTCTTTGACCTAAtatctccattttctcttcccttttagcAACTCTTCCTCATGGCCTCTCTTGAGTCTTGTCATTAGAACTGTCCTAATTATGAAATGATTCATTTGGAAATTCTACTCTAGGActatgtagtgggttgaatggtgaccctccaaaagatatgtccacccaGATCCTATgattgtgaccttatttgaaaaaaagGATCTTTGTAGATGTAAGTAAATTAAGGATCCCAAGATAAGATCATTGTCAATTAggttgggccctaaatccaacgaGGAATATCCttagaagagaaggagagaagagacacacagagaagacggCAATGTGAACATGGAGGCAGAGCATGGAGTGATAGATCTACAAACCAAGAAATGCCAAGGATTgttggcagccaccagaagcaaGGAGAGAAACATGGAGTggattcttcctcagagcctccagaaggaaccaaccctgctgacaatTTGGtttcagacctctggcctccaaaaatgtgaaagaataaacttctgctgttttaagccacccagtttgtgagaATTTGGtacggcagccacaggaaactaatacagattacAACTTGACTTCTTTCTACATTTACCACAGTCTCAAACTTATTATATCTGATCTTCAAATCCATCTATGATCCTCTTGATTTCACTTTTTTCCACATGAACTTCTCTGGACCCAACGAACAATCATTTCaatagcatcatcatcatcatcatcatcaatatcaTCATTATCTTCATTTCAATAGCATCACCATCAACATCAATATCCTCATTATCTTCATCATCATTAATTTCCTTGTACTATATGCTCCTCCAGTCTCTAATAATGCATCCTTCCAACCTTTCAGCACTTCTAATTCTGTCTCTGGGTTGACAAACAGCAGTAGAGAAAACTGCTGACCCTGACAAGTGGATCCTTTATATATGTAGTAATTTAACCCTTAGCACTGCTCAATAatctttttatttgtctttacAGACCCGCCTATCATTCTTCATAGTAAGTGTTCCAAATTCTCACTATAAGCTCCCACGCCTGTCACCCACCCTTAACACACAACTAGTTTCCCACTACACTGAAAGGCGTAAGCTTCAACCTTCCTCTCCTCCATACTGAAACTGACTGTTATCTGCACCCATCATGCGCCCCTCCTGCTAGTCTCAGAGGACAAGGCAGGCAGGGGCTCACCTGCCCACCTGTGCTCTCAGATGCCTTCCCCTCCCGCCTTCCCTGCAAATCTGCCCATTATTCCCTTGAACCTTCAGATTCACTGTGCAACTGATAGGCTGATACAACTGAAAATCTCCTTCCAGGCCCAAGGTCTATAATGGACCCTTGTGAGTTGCAAATTTTAATAGTATTTATTAATATTGAGAaggccaatatttttaaaaaataggatatcTTTATTAGCGAACAATCACAAGTACACTTGAATAGAACTCTTTGGCTGGATTTTCTTAGAAATCTGGCTAATTATAATATGACCCTGGCACACATTGTAATCAGGTGTCGGCCTTGAGGACGAGAGTAGACGAAATTACACAAATGTGACGGGGCATTTAAACTTAAGGACTTTCCAAACTCTGTGGGGGTTATTTTGGTTCTTGCCCTTTCTGAGACCTAATTCTTCCACTTTCCTCTGTATTCTTTAAGTTACTACACATCCTTCTTAAAAATCATTACCTCTTGAAGTTAGTCAGAATCAGTTTCTGTTGCTCGCAACCCAAGAACTCTGACCTATCTTTTACAACTTGGCTTCCTCTCTGTGGAAGCTATGCTCACCCCACTCGattataaactccatgagggcagggcagggtgcGTCTTATTTGCATCTCTATCTCCAGCGCCTACCACAGTCCATGGCACAAGTAAGGTctccatcaatatttttaaagtttaaatgaaACCAACAACCTGTCTAATCCAGTCATGCGTTGAAGCCCTCATCCCCTTTTCAAATTCTCAACTGTCTCCAAACCATTCTGGATCTTCCCACAGGTCTATCTCCCACTGCTCTCATTCTACATGGTCTTCCTGGATGGCTGCGTTCCTTCCCCAGCCTTTGACCACCACCTAGAAGCTGTTGGCTCACAAGTCTCTAACTGCAGCTCCAACTTTCCCATGATCTAGACTGGAATGTCCAACCGTCCACGGACTGGACACTTCACCTCAACAACTGAACTCACCATTTTCCTCCCCAAACTGACTTCTCTCTTTTGCCTATTCTTGCAAATGATATCCCCATGAATCCACTCACAAAGCAGAAAAATCTCAGAGTCATTCTTGACTCTTCCTCACATCTAACGTCTTTCATTCTCGAACGTTTTCATGTCTCCCCTCCACTCCTAGCCCACTCATATAGCCTCAGGGCCTTGTCATCTATTCCTCCGACAACAGATTTCTCTCTGACCTCCATGCTtctactctcttctctctttcaatCCATTCTGCATTCTGTGTCCACCAGGGAAATCTTTCTAAAGCAAATTCAATCTGTCAACCATCAGTTATTCTTTTGAATAAAGCCCATATGCCTTGACTTGGTACTCAAGGCCTCTGCTTACCTTCCCAGAATTCATCTCTGGCCACTTCCTGATAAGCTGATGCTTACACGGTGCTGCATGCAAAATCAGCTCCCCAAACGCAGCCTGCTCTTCCACCTGTTTTCCACTTGCTgagttctttgttttcattttttaagaccCTGGGTCACCTTTCTTGTCTCTCTCACCCTGGTGAACATTTACTCATCTTTCCGAGTCCAAACCAAAAGTCATAGCCCCTGTGAACCCTTTCTTGTAATTTCACGGCCCTTTGTGCATGCAGCTACCAGGACCCTCATCCCATTGTGTGGAACCTATTAGATACGCAGCCACTCATATCAACAGATGGTCAGTGACTTGCGCAatgtgtttcttgttcatttttgccTTCCTAGCGCAATATCTGGCAcactgtaggtgctcaataaattgatCAAAGACCCAGGGTCAAAGGTAGGTGCCTATTGAGAGGTTATCTTGGGTCCTCAGAGGTGACCACTGTTAGTTTACGAAGCCCAGCCTTTTCCTGGCATTCTGGCCTTGGACTGGGGAAGGATTTTTTAGCAGAGAGTCCTGGGGAGGGGGGGGTCACTGCACCATTTTTAAGATTTCATCACGGCCACAGGTGCTTGGGCTCGCAGACTGAGGGGGCTCCAAGCTCTGCTTCACCCCAACCCTCCAAATGGAAGAAGCTAAAATGAGATTTAAAGGAACACGTCTCGGGCCATTTCTGTTTCGCCCTCTGCATGCTGTCCTTTGCCCAAGGCTCCCTCTAGTGTTGAGAGAGAAGGCGGCTGCGGTCACTCTGCAGGGAGTGGGAAAGTCAAATTGCACATTgggatcacctggagggcttttgGAGTTATGTAAATAGCTGGGCCCAACGCCAGACtaattaaatcagaaactctgggagtgtgGCCCAGACGCCTGCAATTctaaagctccccagatgatccCAGGTCCAGGAACCCAATGGTGCAGCCCACGTGTTCCTTTAGCCACTTAGCCTGTAATACGGTTGTTCATGAGCATCAAATGGGGGCACCTTGAGAAAAGGAATCCCAGGCCCCTCCCCTGGGCATTCTGATTCAATGGGTTTGGGGTGCTTTCcaggaatctacatttttaacaagttcctctGTGATTCTTATGATCAGAGACTTGGGAAGAACAACCTTAATAAAAGGTACTCTCATAAGTAACACGACTACACTCATTACCATCTAATATACTCTATATTTATTCGTATGTTTATGTCACTGCCCATCCCAGCCCCCAACCGCAGACTGTAAGTCCCAAGAGAATAGGGTTGGTGTCTGTGTTGTTCATGGCTGTATTCTCAGCACCCAGGGGCTGACTGGCACTTGGTGGGGGTGCAGTAAATACTTGCTGAAGGGAGAAACATACAAACAGGGTATTAATCTGGGAACAATCAGGAAGAAGCA is a genomic window containing:
- the HS3ST2 gene encoding heparan sulfate glucosamine 3-O-sulfotransferase 2; translated protein: MAYRVLGRAGPPQPRRARRLLFAFTLSLSCTYLCYSLLCCCDDLGQSRLLGAPRCLRGPSAGGQKLLQKSRPCDLPGPTPGEPSAPGAPAAAVPAPRLSGSNHSGSPKLGTKRLPQALIVGVKKGGTRAVLEFIRVHPDVRALGTEPHFFDRNYGRGLDWYRSLMPRTLESQITLEKTPSYFVTQEAPRRIFNMSRDTKLIVVVRNPVTRAISDYTQTLSKKPDIPTFEGLSFRNRTLGVVDVSWNAIRIGMYVLHLESWLRYFPLAQIHFVSGERLITDPAGEMGRVQDFLGIKRFITDKHFYFNKTKGFPCLKKTESSLLPRCLGKSKGRTHVQIDPEVIDQLREFYRPYNIKFYETVGQDFRWE